The proteins below are encoded in one region of Ostrea edulis chromosome 3, xbOstEdul1.1, whole genome shotgun sequence:
- the LOC130053467 gene encoding ATP-dependent DNA helicase pif1-like gives MESELPEDDEENNDDTMSESENENENNSDTIEFRDGTLLRKRKRQKVLRYNKLLETAVTNYSEDLESSIRDPVLPQVDHQELIDSSEGYRSSRTYGCFDPSANKVSNSCEQPCSYDLGQDIGITRKQVDESCLPQNEMSDEAFRTLAQNLNHKQKEFFYHVYHWLKTQNDPLYVFLSGGAGVGKSVVLRVLYQALLKYYNHRPGENPDNLKILLCAPTGKAAHNIGGNTIHNTFSIPVGKGFKFKPLDMQQLDTMRCKYHYVKVIFIDEISMVGSGMFNFINLRLQEIRGCTKPFGGISVVVVGDLFQLKPVMDSWIFTQRVDGLQVLGTNLWKDLFHFYELEEIMRQRDDLEFAQLLNRLREGKHKIPEDIEKLKSRITAKEELSVSAQKLPHLYTTRAASSEHNMEVLESVSEVQKTTVEAIDSISGEISIDLRKRILDKLPDDPSKTMGLQKNLQVGVGVQYELCVNTNVEDGMTNGSPCIVQMLDFRVENSSKCSIIWVKFEDKSTGKLWREKYAHLFIGDIPVDWTPILETTRSFTLQHYKTYYVTRRQFPLQVAAGKTIHKAQGSTLKGFVINFEGRKTEHIHYVGLSRVQNLNSAYILNLNEKKICVSRNVQEEMVRLRTNCRTKLSIPNVEHLGKSRTITICFQNCRSLHKHIEDIRKDSYITQADILGFCETRGLNLF, from the exons ATGGAAAGTGAATTGCCTGAAGATGACGAAGAAAATAATGACGACACTATGAGTGagagtgaaaatgaaaatgaaaacaattcaGATACTATAGAATTTAGAGATGGGACATTACTCAGAAAAAGAAAGAGGCAAAAAGTTTTGCGTTACAACAAG TTGCTAGAAACAGCAGTTACAAATTATTCTGAGGATTTGGAGAGTTCTATTAGAGACCCTGTTCTGCCTCAAGTTGATCACCAAGAGCTCATTGATTCTTCTGAAGGCTACCGTTCATCAAGGACTTATGGTTGTTTCGATCCGTCAGCAAATAAGGTTTCTAATTCCTGTGAGCAACCATGTTCATATGATCTTGGACAAGACATCGGTATCACAAGAAAGCAGGTAGATGAATCTTGTTTACCTCAGAATGAAATGAGTGATGAAGCATTTAGAACTCTTGCTCAAAATCTAAACCATAAACAAAAGGAATTTTTCTACCATGTGTATCATTGGTTGAAAACACAGAATGATCCTCTGTATGTTTTCCTTTCCGGTGGTGCAGGGGTTGGGAAAAGTGTAGTGCTGCGAGTTTTGTATCAGGCTTTGCTTAAATATTACAATCACCGTCCAGGAGAAAACCCTGACAATCTCAAAATTTTACTCTGTGCTCCAACAGGAAAAGCAGCTCATAATATTGGAGGAAACACAATCCACAACACTTTCAGCATTCCAGTTGGTAAGGGATTTAAATTTAAACCATTAGATATGCAACAGTTGGACACAATGAGGTGTAAATACCATTATGTCAAGGTGATTTTTATTGATGAGATTTCTATGGTCGGTAGTGGTATgttcaattttattaatttaagACTACAAGAAATCAGAGGTTGTACAAAACCATTTGGAGGAATTAGTGTAGTAGTTGTTGGGGATCTTTTCCAACTGAAACCAGTGATGGATTCTTGGATATTTACACAAAGAGTCGATGGACTCCAAGTACTTGGAACAAACTTATGGAAAGACCTATTTCATTTTTACGAACTAGAAGAAATAATGAGACAGAGGGATGATTTAGAGTTTGCTCAGCTTCTGAATAGACTGAGGGAAGGCAAACATAAGATTCCAGAAGACATAGAAAAACTTAAATCCAGAATCACTGCAAAAGAGGAACTTTCTGTATCGGCACAAAAATTGCCACATTTATATACTACCCGTGCTGCATCATCAGAACATAATATGGAAGTTCTTGAAAGTGTTTCAGAAGTGCAGAAAACAACAGTTGAGGCCATAGACAGTATTTCTGGTGAAATTTCTATAGACTTGAGAAAAAGAATTCTAGATAAATTGCCTGATGACCCATCAAAGACAATGGGACTCCAAAAAAATTTGCAAGTGGGTGTTGGTGTACAGTATGAATTGTGTGTAAATACAAATGTTGAAGATGGAATGACAAATGGTTCTCCTTGTATTGTTCAGATGTTAGATTTCAGAGTAGAAAACTCCTCAAAATGCAGCATCATTTGGGTGAAGTTTGAAGACAAATCAACTGGCAAACTGTGGCGTGAAAAATATGCTCATTTATTTATTGGAGACATTCCTGTAGATTGGACACCTATCTTAGAGACAACaagaagttttacattacaacaCTATAAAACTTACTATGTTACTCGACGCCAATTTCCACTTCAAGTTGCTGCAGGAAAGACAATACACAAAGCACAGGGCTCAACTTTGAAAGGCTTTGTGATAAACTTTGAAGGCAGAAAAACAGAGCATATTCATTATGTTGGTTTGAGTAGAGTGCAAAACCTGAATTCTGCATATATTCTTaacttgaatgaaaaaaaaatatgtgtgtcCAGAAATGTACAAGAAGAAATGGTGCGACTTCGAACAAATTGTAGAACAAAATTAAGCATTCCTAATGTGGAGCATCTTGGAAAATCAAGGACTATTACCATCTGTTTTCAGAACTGCAGATCTCTACACAAGCACATTGAGGATATACGAAAAGACAGTTATATCACCCAGGCTGATATATTGGGATTTTGTGAAACTCga gggttgaatttgttttga